One genomic region from Synechococcus sp. HK05 encodes:
- a CDS encoding N2,N2-dimethylguanosine tRNA methyltransferase: MAGTADLSSDHYCEGAAVLQLGGGFFRPESRPSRDLGVLLAALLARGELGLSQPLAVLDLMAGCGIRALRYGLEAGAAAVWANDADADRLPVLQRNLAPLAVAGSALEISAQTAQKLLARCLLEERRFGLLDLDAFGCPTALVPAALEALQFEGVLYLASTDGRSPTGHDRAAAVRSLGAAARAHPASWELALRLQIAVVARAAWAMGRGIRPLFSFSEGRTFRTAIQLQRRADPRQERQLGLLAHCHSCGEQLEQSLLQLRQWPACACAPDAPPLAISGPLWLGPLQHTPTLAAMQRERERLPSGSIGRSSERLLARLLADPGMPARCWPSAELGRRLGGGPPSTQALLAALEAEGYTALRSGVMDGLFRCNAPWPRVLELAAALNR; the protein is encoded by the coding sequence GTGGCCGGCACGGCGGATCTCTCGTCTGATCACTATTGCGAAGGTGCGGCGGTGCTGCAGCTCGGTGGCGGCTTCTTCCGGCCGGAATCCCGCCCTTCCCGCGATCTCGGAGTGCTGCTGGCTGCCTTGTTGGCCCGCGGTGAGTTGGGGCTCAGCCAGCCCCTGGCGGTGCTCGATCTGATGGCGGGCTGCGGCATCCGCGCCCTCCGCTATGGCCTCGAAGCTGGTGCCGCCGCCGTCTGGGCCAACGACGCCGATGCCGACCGGCTGCCGGTGCTGCAGCGCAACCTCGCGCCGCTGGCCGTTGCGGGCTCGGCCCTGGAGATCAGCGCGCAGACCGCCCAAAAGCTTCTGGCTCGCTGCCTGCTCGAGGAGCGCCGCTTCGGCCTGCTCGATCTCGATGCCTTTGGCTGCCCCACAGCCCTGGTGCCTGCTGCCCTGGAGGCGCTGCAATTTGAAGGGGTGCTCTACCTGGCCAGCACCGATGGCCGCTCCCCCACCGGCCACGACCGTGCCGCCGCCGTGCGCTCCCTCGGGGCCGCCGCCCGCGCCCATCCCGCCAGCTGGGAGTTGGCCCTGCGCCTGCAGATCGCCGTGGTGGCCCGCGCCGCCTGGGCGATGGGGCGTGGCATCCGGCCGCTGTTCAGTTTCAGCGAGGGTCGCACCTTCCGCACGGCGATTCAGTTGCAACGCCGCGCCGATCCGCGCCAGGAGCGGCAGCTGGGGCTCTTGGCCCACTGCCACAGCTGCGGCGAGCAGCTCGAGCAGAGCCTGCTGCAGCTGCGCCAGTGGCCGGCCTGCGCCTGCGCCCCGGATGCCCCGCCCCTGGCGATCTCCGGACCCTTGTGGCTCGGGCCGCTGCAGCACACCCCCACCCTGGCGGCGATGCAACGGGAGCGGGAGCGCCTGCCCAGTGGCTCCATCGGGCGTTCCAGTGAGCGGTTGTTGGCGCGCTTGCTGGCGGATCCCGGCATGCCCGCCCGCTGCTGGCCCAGTGCGGAGCTGGGGCGGCGGCTGGGCGGCGGCCCGCCGTCCACGCAGGCCTTGCTGGCGGCGCTCGAGGCCGAGGGCTACACGGCCCTGCGCTCCGGCGTGATGGATGGCTTATTTCGCTGCAATGCCCCCTGGCCGCGCGTGTTGGAGCTGGCGGCTGCGCTAAACAGGTAG
- a CDS encoding peptidylprolyl isomerase, whose amino-acid sequence MTLLRSGSLRGLLLAFLLLLSPLGPVACAAPGPSSSFGCGSSGVPCLKGTALIELTTTKGKVELSLDGSAAPLTAGNFVDLVRRGAYNGTLFHRVVKEPIPFVVQGGDPQSANPNTPVDLLGTGSFIDPSTGQPRLIPLELFLEGESRPRYGEITVGPGQASKLKLQHQRGSLAMARSNDPNSASAQFYIALRALPELDGRYAVFGRVTKGMEVVDQISQGDKLISAKLLQGGTLVQDAN is encoded by the coding sequence ATGACCCTGCTCCGCTCCGGCTCCCTGCGCGGCCTGCTGCTCGCCTTCCTGTTGCTGCTGAGCCCGCTCGGGCCTGTGGCCTGTGCTGCACCGGGACCCTCCAGCAGCTTCGGCTGCGGCAGTTCCGGTGTGCCCTGCCTCAAGGGCACCGCTCTGATTGAGCTCACCACCACGAAGGGCAAGGTGGAGCTCAGCCTCGATGGCAGCGCCGCCCCCCTCACCGCCGGCAACTTCGTAGATCTGGTGCGCCGCGGTGCCTACAACGGCACCCTCTTTCATCGGGTGGTGAAGGAGCCCATCCCCTTCGTGGTGCAAGGCGGTGACCCCCAAAGCGCCAACCCCAACACCCCGGTGGATCTGCTCGGCACGGGCAGCTTCATTGATCCCAGCACCGGCCAGCCCCGCCTGATTCCGCTGGAGCTGTTCCTCGAGGGCGAGAGCCGCCCCCGCTATGGCGAGATCACCGTGGGGCCAGGCCAGGCCAGCAAGCTGAAACTGCAGCACCAGCGCGGCTCCCTGGCCATGGCTCGCTCCAACGATCCCAACTCAGCCAGCGCTCAGTTCTATATCGCGCTTCGCGCCTTGCCGGAGCTCGATGGTCGCTATGCCGTGTTTGGCCGCGTGACCAAAGGGATGGAGGTGGTCGACCAGATCAGCCAAGGCGACAAGCTGATCAGCGCCAAGCTGCTGCAGGGCGGCACCCTGGTGCAGGACGCCAACTGA
- the infA gene encoding translation initiation factor IF-1, producing MIETSGVIEKEQGNGFYLVTLEQPAGHQCLCRAAGKLTKFRIKLLAGDKVLVEISPYDLSRGRITYRERNAAAGGPRPGGNRPGGPRRR from the coding sequence ATGATCGAGACCTCCGGTGTGATCGAGAAGGAGCAGGGCAACGGGTTCTACCTGGTCACCCTCGAGCAGCCCGCTGGCCACCAATGCCTCTGCCGGGCCGCCGGCAAGCTCACCAAATTCCGCATCAAATTGCTGGCCGGTGACAAGGTGCTGGTGGAGATCAGCCCCTACGACCTCAGCCGCGGCCGCATCACTTACCGCGAGCGCAACGCGGCCGCCGGTGGTCCCCGCCCCGGTGGCAACCGTCCCGGCGGTCCTCGCCGCCGCTGA
- a CDS encoding alpha/beta fold hydrolase, translating into MPATTASHASVLDPQPAPTGAHWGEHGQWQWQEHTCHWRVLGNRRHPALVLIHGFGAASGHWRHNAADLAAAGWCVYAIDLVGFGASSQPGHRRHRPLDNRLWARQLQGFLEQVVQGPAVLVGNSLGSLVALTCAVFFPVWVSGVVAAPLPDPTLLMPLQRRRRPWRRLVKRQVVVVLCRLLPLELLVPVIARTPLLDLGLRSAYSDASAIDRELRRLVARPALRPRAARALRAMSIGMALRPRGATAAVLLERMRQPLLVLWGSEDRLVPPMISERLQRHKGDLELQLLPQLGHCPHDEQPELFNRHVLGWLARNLGTRQPHEQHWA; encoded by the coding sequence GTGCCGGCCACCACCGCTTCCCACGCCTCTGTGTTGGATCCCCAGCCTGCTCCCACGGGGGCGCACTGGGGCGAGCACGGCCAATGGCAATGGCAAGAGCACACCTGCCATTGGCGGGTGCTGGGCAACCGCCGGCATCCAGCACTGGTGCTGATCCATGGCTTCGGCGCTGCCAGCGGCCACTGGCGCCACAACGCCGCCGACCTAGCGGCTGCGGGCTGGTGCGTGTATGCCATCGATCTGGTGGGCTTCGGCGCCTCGAGCCAGCCGGGCCATCGCCGCCACCGCCCGCTCGACAACCGGCTCTGGGCGCGGCAATTGCAGGGCTTCCTGGAGCAGGTGGTGCAGGGGCCCGCGGTGCTGGTGGGCAATTCCCTGGGCAGCCTGGTGGCGCTCACCTGTGCGGTGTTTTTTCCGGTGTGGGTGAGCGGGGTGGTGGCCGCACCGCTGCCCGACCCCACTCTGCTGATGCCCCTCCAGCGGCGGCGGCGCCCCTGGCGGCGCTTGGTGAAACGCCAGGTGGTGGTGGTGCTCTGCCGGCTGCTGCCCCTGGAACTGCTGGTGCCCGTGATCGCCCGCACACCATTGCTCGATCTCGGCCTGCGCAGCGCCTACAGCGACGCCAGCGCCATCGACCGGGAGCTGCGGCGCCTGGTGGCACGGCCGGCGCTGCGGCCACGGGCGGCGCGGGCCTTGCGGGCGATGAGCATCGGCATGGCGCTGCGGCCGCGGGGGGCCACGGCGGCGGTGCTGCTGGAGCGGATGCGCCAGCCGCTGCTGGTGCTTTGGGGCAGCGAAGACCGTTTGGTGCCGCCGATGATCAGCGAGCGGTTGCAGCGGCATAAGGGCGATCTGGAGCTCCAACTGCTGCCGCAGCTTGGCCATTGCCCCCACGACGAACAGCCCGAACTGTTCAACCGCCACGTGTTGGGTTGGCTGGCGCGTAATTTGGGCACACGTCAGCCACATGAACAGCACTGGGCATGA
- the petM gene encoding cytochrome b6-f complex subunit PetM: MASEIFGTAALFWVLIPIGLAGGALLLKLQGDN; encoded by the coding sequence ATGGCCTCGGAGATCTTCGGCACTGCAGCGCTGTTCTGGGTTCTGATCCCCATTGGTCTGGCGGGTGGTGCGCTGCTGCTCAAGCTCCAGGGCGACAACTGA
- a CDS encoding NAD(P)H-binding protein translates to MQVLVIGATGTLGRQIARQALDAGHQVRCMVRSPRKASFLQEWGCELTRGDLLEPDSLDYALEGQEAVIDAATARASDPGSSYDTDWTGKLNLLNACERAGVKRFVFVSLLGAEQHRDVPLMEIKYCTEQALINSDFDYTILRCVAFMQGLISQIAIPVLENQTVWVSGTPTPIAYMNTQDVARFAVAALSRSETIRKALPVVGPRAWSTGEITQLCEKFCSKSARVFRVRPFLLRLMQGVASFFEPAVNVAERLAFDKVIGGGTPLDAPMEESYAAFGLDPAETTGLESYLREYYDTILKRLREMEADLDKDAKKKLPF, encoded by the coding sequence ATGCAGGTGCTGGTGATCGGTGCGACGGGCACGCTGGGTCGGCAGATTGCCCGCCAAGCCCTTGATGCCGGTCATCAGGTGCGTTGCATGGTGCGCTCGCCCCGCAAGGCGTCGTTCCTGCAGGAGTGGGGCTGCGAACTCACCCGCGGCGACCTGCTCGAGCCCGACAGCCTCGATTACGCCCTCGAAGGCCAAGAGGCGGTGATCGATGCCGCCACGGCCCGTGCCAGTGATCCCGGCAGCAGCTACGACACCGACTGGACCGGGAAGCTCAATCTGCTCAATGCCTGCGAGCGTGCAGGCGTGAAGCGCTTTGTGTTCGTGTCGCTGCTCGGCGCCGAGCAGCACCGCGATGTGCCCTTGATGGAGATCAAGTACTGCACCGAGCAGGCGCTGATCAATTCCGACTTTGACTACACGATCTTGCGCTGCGTGGCCTTCATGCAGGGCCTGATCAGCCAGATCGCCATTCCGGTGCTGGAAAACCAAACGGTGTGGGTGAGCGGCACCCCCACGCCGATCGCCTACATGAACACCCAAGACGTGGCGCGTTTTGCGGTGGCGGCCCTCAGCCGCAGCGAAACGATCCGCAAGGCTCTGCCCGTGGTGGGCCCCCGCGCCTGGAGCACTGGCGAGATCACCCAGCTTTGCGAGAAGTTTTGCAGCAAGAGCGCCCGGGTGTTCCGCGTGCGGCCGTTTCTGCTGCGCCTGATGCAGGGTGTTGCCTCGTTCTTCGAGCCGGCGGTGAACGTGGCTGAGCGCCTCGCCTTCGACAAGGTGATCGGTGGCGGTACACCCCTTGATGCGCCGATGGAGGAGAGCTACGCCGCCTTTGGCCTCGATCCGGCTGAGACCACCGGCCTCGAGAGCTACTTGCGCGAGTATTACGACACGATCCTCAAGCGTCTGCGCGAGATGGAGGCTGATCTGGATAAAGACGCCAAGAAGAAACTGCCCTTCTGA
- a CDS encoding photosystem I assembly protein Ycf4: MASASAAKAAPSSELLEQDVLGSRRLSNVLVAAVVSTGGLGFLLTSASSYLGTDLLPIGHPAALSWVPQGLVMGLYGIAAALLSTYLWAVIAIDVGSGANRFDKSAGTLTVTRRGFRQLISVTTPLKDIQAVKVDVRDGLNPRRRLALRVQGRRDLPLTRVGEPMPLADLERGGAELARFLGVPLEGV; this comes from the coding sequence ATGGCCTCGGCTTCCGCAGCGAAGGCTGCCCCGTCCTCCGAGCTGCTCGAGCAAGACGTGCTGGGCTCCCGTCGTCTCTCCAACGTGCTCGTGGCGGCCGTGGTGAGCACCGGTGGACTGGGTTTTCTGCTCACGAGCGCTTCCAGCTATCTGGGCACCGATCTGCTGCCGATCGGCCACCCCGCTGCTCTCAGCTGGGTGCCTCAAGGGTTGGTGATGGGGCTCTACGGCATCGCCGCCGCCTTGCTCTCCACTTATCTGTGGGCTGTGATCGCTATTGATGTGGGCTCCGGCGCCAATCGCTTCGATAAATCCGCCGGCACCCTCACCGTGACCCGCCGCGGCTTCCGCCAGCTGATCAGCGTCACCACTCCCCTCAAAGATATCCAGGCGGTGAAGGTGGATGTGCGCGATGGTCTCAATCCCCGCCGCCGCCTGGCCCTGCGGGTGCAGGGGCGTCGCGATCTGCCCCTCACCCGTGTGGGTGAGCCGATGCCTCTGGCTGATCTCGAGCGCGGCGGTGCCGAGCTGGCCCGCTTCCTTGGCGTTCCCCTCGAGGGCGTTTGA
- the trxB gene encoding thioredoxin-disulfide reductase: MSDAAASAATGASVENVVIVGSGPAGYTAAIYAARANLRPVVITGFQDGGIPGGQLMTTTHVENFPGFPDGILGPDLMDRLKAQAVRWGTRLVEADADSIDLSQRPFRIQANGQTIEAQSVILATGASANRLGLPSEARFWNAGISACAICDGATPQFRNEELAVVGGGDSACEEAVYLTKYGSRVHLIVRSGQLRASKAMADRVLANPNITVHWNRQIRDCSGSEWLEAIELVATDNSGASEQVPVRGLFYAIGHTPNTRLVRGQLEVDGHGYLVTKPGRPETSLEGVFAAGDVADAEWRQGITAAGSGCQAALAAERWLTHHNLAVTVSQDPVDPAEVGEAKRTAVSDEANFDPNALWQKGSYALRKLYHDSEKPLLVVYTSPTCGPCHVLKPQLKRVLEELGGRAQGVEIDIEAEQEIAQQAGVSGTPTVQLFFQKELKQQFRGVKQRSEFKAAIEQLLGAVVA; this comes from the coding sequence GTGAGTGATGCCGCTGCCAGCGCCGCGACGGGCGCTTCTGTTGAAAACGTGGTGATCGTGGGCTCCGGGCCCGCTGGCTACACCGCCGCGATCTACGCCGCCCGCGCCAACCTGCGCCCCGTGGTGATCACCGGTTTTCAAGACGGCGGCATCCCCGGTGGTCAGCTGATGACCACCACCCACGTGGAGAACTTCCCCGGCTTCCCCGACGGCATCCTCGGCCCCGATCTGATGGATCGGCTCAAGGCCCAGGCCGTGCGCTGGGGCACCCGCCTGGTAGAGGCCGATGCCGACAGCATCGACCTCTCGCAGCGCCCCTTCCGCATCCAGGCCAACGGCCAAACCATCGAGGCCCAGTCGGTCATCCTGGCCACGGGCGCCAGCGCCAACCGACTCGGCCTGCCCAGCGAGGCCCGCTTCTGGAATGCCGGCATCAGCGCGTGCGCCATTTGCGACGGCGCCACCCCGCAGTTCCGCAATGAGGAGCTAGCGGTGGTGGGCGGTGGCGACTCCGCGTGCGAAGAGGCGGTGTACCTCACCAAATACGGCAGCCGCGTGCACCTGATCGTGCGTTCCGGCCAGTTGCGGGCCAGCAAGGCCATGGCGGATCGGGTGCTGGCCAACCCCAACATCACCGTGCACTGGAACCGCCAGATCCGCGATTGCAGCGGCAGCGAATGGTTGGAGGCGATCGAGCTGGTGGCCACCGACAACAGCGGTGCCAGCGAACAAGTGCCCGTGCGCGGCCTCTTCTATGCCATTGGCCACACCCCCAACACCCGCCTGGTGCGCGGTCAACTGGAGGTGGATGGTCACGGCTACCTGGTGACCAAGCCCGGCCGGCCCGAAACCAGCCTGGAGGGCGTGTTTGCCGCCGGCGATGTGGCCGATGCCGAGTGGCGCCAGGGCATCACCGCTGCCGGCAGCGGCTGCCAAGCCGCGCTGGCGGCCGAGCGCTGGCTCACCCATCACAACCTGGCCGTGACCGTGAGCCAAGACCCCGTGGATCCCGCCGAGGTGGGTGAAGCAAAGCGAACAGCTGTGAGCGACGAGGCCAACTTCGACCCCAACGCCCTTTGGCAAAAGGGCAGCTACGCCCTGCGCAAGCTGTACCACGACAGCGAGAAGCCCCTGCTGGTGGTGTACACCTCACCCACCTGCGGCCCCTGCCACGTGCTCAAGCCTCAGCTCAAGCGCGTGCTCGAGGAGCTGGGCGGCCGGGCCCAGGGCGTGGAGATCGACATCGAAGCCGAGCAAGAGATTGCCCAACAGGCCGGCGTGAGCGGCACCCCCACGGTGCAGCTGTTCTTCCAGAAGGAACTCAAACAGCAGTTCCGCGGCGTGAAGCAACGCAGCGAGTTCAAGGCCGCCATCGAACAGCTCCTGGGCGCCGTGGTGGCCTGA
- the ilvN gene encoding acetolactate synthase small subunit, with product MKHTLSVLVEDESGVLSRISGLFARRGFNIESLAVGPAERSGVSRLTMVVEGDERTLAQMSKQLNKLINVLEVNDLTRIPAVERELMLVKVSAPESQRAAILDLVQVFRARVVDLGNEALTVEVVGDPGKLVALENVLEPYGILEIARTGRISLERASGVSTPYLKVTSLDKRVPA from the coding sequence ATGAAGCACACCCTGTCGGTGCTGGTGGAAGACGAATCGGGCGTGCTGAGCCGCATCTCCGGCCTGTTCGCTCGCCGTGGTTTCAACATCGAAAGCCTGGCCGTGGGGCCGGCGGAGCGCAGCGGCGTGTCGCGGCTCACGATGGTGGTGGAGGGGGATGAGCGCACCCTCGCCCAGATGAGCAAGCAGCTCAACAAGCTGATCAATGTGCTCGAGGTGAACGACCTCACCCGCATTCCCGCCGTGGAACGCGAGCTGATGCTGGTGAAGGTGTCCGCCCCGGAGAGCCAGCGCGCCGCGATCCTCGATCTCGTGCAGGTGTTCCGCGCCCGGGTGGTGGATCTGGGCAATGAAGCCCTCACCGTGGAAGTGGTGGGTGACCCGGGCAAGCTGGTGGCCCTCGAAAACGTGCTCGAGCCCTATGGAATTCTCGAGATCGCACGCACAGGCCGGATTTCCCTGGAGCGGGCCTCCGGCGTGAGCACGCCGTATCTGAAGGTCACCAGCCTCGATAAGCGCGTACCGGCCTGA
- a CDS encoding pseudouridine synthase yields MARAPGLLSTTLLFHKPYGVLSQFTPEPGSRWGCLADHIPVPDVYAAGRLDADSEGLLLLTANGRLQQRLTDPAWGHWRRYWVQVEGLTTPAQLQQLEQGLLIQGQRTLPARASAIADPGLPPRDPPIRTRQQIPTSWLAVELREGRNRQVRRMTAAVGLPTLRLLRVAIDLMDGGAPLNLEGLAPGQWRAVTPEEESRMQALLRQPLRGGRRSPGRGGRAGGGKSGQGGGGG; encoded by the coding sequence GTGGCGCGCGCGCCAGGCCTCCTGAGCACAACGCTGCTGTTTCACAAGCCCTACGGGGTGTTGAGCCAGTTCACCCCTGAGCCGGGTAGCCGCTGGGGGTGCCTTGCTGATCACATCCCCGTGCCGGATGTGTATGCCGCAGGCCGGCTCGATGCCGACAGTGAAGGCCTGCTGCTGCTCACCGCCAACGGCCGCCTGCAACAACGGCTCACCGATCCCGCCTGGGGGCACTGGCGCCGCTATTGGGTGCAGGTGGAAGGGCTCACCACCCCCGCACAACTGCAGCAGCTTGAACAGGGCCTGCTGATCCAGGGGCAGCGCACCCTGCCGGCGCGGGCCAGCGCCATCGCCGACCCTGGCCTACCGCCCCGCGATCCGCCCATCCGCACACGCCAGCAGATCCCCACCAGCTGGCTGGCCGTGGAGCTGCGGGAGGGACGCAACCGCCAGGTGCGCCGGATGACGGCAGCCGTTGGCCTGCCCACCCTGCGCCTCCTGCGGGTGGCCATCGATCTCATGGACGGGGGCGCACCGCTCAACCTCGAAGGCTTGGCGCCGGGTCAGTGGCGCGCGGTGACCCCTGAAGAAGAGAGCCGCATGCAGGCTCTGCTCCGCCAACCGCTGCGCGGTGGCCGGCGCTCACCCGGACGGGGCGGCCGAGCCGGTGGCGGGAAATCCGGCCAGGGGGGTGGCGGCGGGTAA